The following coding sequences are from one Musa acuminata AAA Group cultivar baxijiao chromosome BXJ2-4, Cavendish_Baxijiao_AAA, whole genome shotgun sequence window:
- the LOC103981766 gene encoding transmembrane 9 superfamily member 9: MEISRSMAVAPWIAAVLLLSAVAGGLGFYLPGVAPSDFQKKDPLLVKVNKLTSTKTQLPYSYYSLPHCRPDSIVDSAENLGEVLRGDRIENSPYVFEMREPHMCQIVCKVTLNDKDAKDLKEKIEDEYRVNMILDNLPLVVPIKRLDQDTPTFYQHGFYIGAKGQATGKKDVKYYIHNHLSFLVRYHKDMQMDLARIVGFEVKSFSVKHEYEGQWSGNKTRLSTCDPHARRSVVNSDAPQEVEANKDIIFTYDVDFQASEVKWASRWDTYLLMADDQIHWFSIVNSLMIVLFLSGMVAMIMLRTLYRDISKYNQLETQEEAQEETGWKLVHGDVFRPPANSDLLCVYVGTGVQFFGMLLVTMIFAVLGFLSPSNRGGLMTAMLLLWVFMGLFAGYSSARLYKMFKGTEWKKITLRTAFTFPGIVFAIFFVLNALIWGEKSSGAVPFTTMFALVLLWFGISVPLVFVGSYLGFKKPAVEDPVKTNKIPRQIPEQAWYMNPIFSILIGGILPFGAVFIELFFILTSIWLHQFYYIFGFLFLVFLILIVTCAEITIVLCYFQLCSEDYLWWWRSYLTSGSSALYLFLYATFYFFTKLDITKPVSGILYFGYMLIASYAFFVLTGTIGFYACFWFTRLIYSSVKID; this comes from the exons AAAGATCCACTTTTGGTGAAAGTGAACAAGCTAACTTCGACAAAAACACAATTGCCATATTCCTATTATTCTCTTCCACATTGTCGACCAGATAGTATAGTTGACAGTGCAGAAAATCTTGGGGAAGTTCTTCGTGGTGATCGTATTGAAAATTCTCCCTATGTG TTTGAAATGAGGGAACCACATATGTGTCAGATTGTCTGCAAGGTTACACTCAATGATAAAGATGCGAAGGACCTTAAGGAAAAGATAGAGGATGAATATCGTGTCAACAT GATTCTCGACAATCTTCCACTTGTTGTTCCTATTAAAAGGCTGGATCAAGATACTCCCACATTTTATCAGCATGGCTTTTACATTGGTGCCAAAGGCCAAGCTACCGGA AAAAAGGATGTGAAGTATTATATCCACAACCATTTGTCATTTTTAGTCAGGTATCACAAGGATATGCAAATGGACCTGGCAAGGATTGTGGGGTTCGAGGTCAAATCATTCAG TGTTAAACACGAGTACGAAGGTCAGTGGAGTGGTAATAAGACTCGCTTAAGCACCTGCGATCCTCATGCCAGACGCTCAGTCGTGAATTCAGATGCCCCACAAGAGGTTGAAGCAAACAAAGATATTATATTCACATATGATGTTGATTTTCAG GCGAGCGAAGTGAAGTGGGCATCTCGATGGGATACCTATCTTCTGATGGCAGATGACCAAATCCACTGGTTTTCTATTGTTAATTCTTTGATGATTGTTCTCTTCCTTTCTGGTATGGTTGCCATGATTATGCTGCGGACTCTTTACCGTGATATCTCCAAGTACAACCAGCTTGAAACTCAAGAAGAAGCTCAAGAAGAGACAGGATGGAAGCTGGTCCATGGGGATGTATTCAGGCCTCCAGCTAACTCAGACTTGTTGTGCGTCTATGTTGGTACAGGTGTTCAGTTCTTTGGTATGTTGCTAGTGACCATGATTTTTGCTGTCCTTGGCTTCCTTTCTCCATCAAACAGAGGAGGATTAATGACAGCAATGCTCCTACTTTGGGTCTTCATGGGTTTGTTTGCCGGCTATTCTTCTGCCCGCCTCTACAAGATGTTCAAGGGTACAGAGTGGAAGAAAATTACCTTGAGGACAGCATTCACATTCCCAGGCATCGTATTTGCTATATTCTTTGTTTTGAATGCTCTCATCTGGGGGGAGAAGTCATCTGGTGCTGTGCCGTTCACGACAATGTTTGCACTCGTATTACTTTGGTTTGGTATCTCTGTGCCCCTGGTGTTTGTCGGCAGTTATCTGGGGTTCAAGAAGCCTGCAGTTGAGGATCCCGTCAAAACAAACAAGATCCCTCGACAGATACCAGAGCAGGCTTGGTACATGAACCCAATTTTCTCGATACTAATCGGAGGCATTCTCCCATTTGGTGCTGTTTTTATCGAGCTCTTCTTCATCCTTACCTCAATCTGGCTGCATCAGTTTTACTACATATTTGGGTTCCTTTTCCTTGTCTTCCTCATCCTTATCGTCACATGTGCCGAGATTACGATTGTTCTCTGCTACTTCCAACTCTGCAGCGAGGATTACCTGTGGTGGTGGAGGTCCTATTTGACGTCAGGGTCCTCGGCGCTATATCTCTTCCTTTATGCCACCTTTTatttcttcacaaagttggacattACGAAGCCAGTATCGGGAATTCTGTACTTTGGCTACATGCTGATTGCTTCCTACGCTTTCTTTGTTCTGACCGGCACGATTGGCTTTTATGCATGCTTTTGGTTCACAAGGTTGATCTATTCATCAGTAAAGATTGATTGA